One window of the Populus nigra chromosome 4, ddPopNigr1.1, whole genome shotgun sequence genome contains the following:
- the LOC133692263 gene encoding uncharacterized protein LOC133692263 yields the protein MSTVEAEKKAEEEKKAEEKGGELLFCGATCWDIIGRKKGAQEGNLVSPTRLRPLVGVNIRFVASGSASCHCVALDVEGRCYTWGRNERGQLGHGDTIQRDRPTVVSELSKYKLIKAGAGRSHTVVVTEDGLSLAFGWNKHGQLGSGSARNEIESSPVRCLVSDVKTTACGADFTVWLSSVEGASILSAGLPQYGQLGHGTDNEYNTKDSSVRLAYEAQPRPRALTALARETIVKVACGTNHTVAVDSNGYVYTWGFGGYGRLGHREQKDEWVPRRVDVFSKHNVLPPDAVISAGSVNSACTAGGGQLYMWGKIKNTGDDWMYPKPLMDLSGWNLRCMDSGNMHHFVGADNSCISWGHAQNGELGYGPSGQKSSAVPKKVDILEGMHVIGVACGMGHSMVIVDRMNVGDQLDQLDVYDGKASGEGSGEPERKNLVKQSAKKGVAKASDNSRKRKSKDSSESEDGENGDDESDASEDQVNGQTEKKSKRGGKVSGRGQSKGGKKSTPDGKSTGRGRGRPLSGNKSTVSSQEKAGKRGRPRKS from the exons ATGTCGACTGTCGAAGCGGAGAAGAAGgcagaagaggagaagaaggcaGAGGAGAAAGGAGGGGAGCTATTGTTCTGTGGCGCCACGTGTTGGGATATTATTGGTCGCAAGAAAGGCGCACAGGAAGGCAACTTAGTCTCACCTACTCGGCTCCGTCCTCTTGTTGGTGTCAATATCCGCTTCGTTGCCTCCGGTTCTG CATCGTGTCACTGTGTAGCATTGGATGTTGAAGGGCGTTGCTACACATGGGGACGCAATGAG AGGGGGCAACTGGGCCATGGAGACACGATTCAGCGCGATAGGCCAACAGTCGTTTCTGAACTTTCCAA GTATAAACTCATCAAGGCTGGAGCTGGTAGGAGCCATACAGTAGTGGTTACTGAAGATGGTTTATCGCTTGCATTTGGCTGGAATAAACATGGGCAGCTGGGCTCTGGCTCAGCAAGAAATG AAATTGAGTCATCTCCTGTTCGCTGTCTCGTTTCTGATGTCAAAACTACTGCTTGTGGCGCTGACTTCACGGTGTGGTTATCCTCTGTTGAAGGAGCTTCTATATT ATCTGCAGGCCTTCCACAGTATGGTCAACTTGGACATGGAACTGACAACGAG TACAACACAAAAGACAGCTCAGTCCGGCTAGCATATGAAGCCCAACCCCGCCCAAGAGCATTAACTGCTCTTGCCAGAGAAACCATTGTGAAAGTTGCATGCGGAACAAATCATACAG TGGCTGTGGATTCAAATGGTTATGTTTACAC GTGGGGCTTTGGCGGTTATGGAAG GCTTGGACATAGAGAGCAGAAGGATGAATGGGTCCCTCGGCGTGTGGATGTCTTCTCAAAGCACAATGTTCTGCCTCCTGATGCAGTTATTTCAGCGGGTTCTGTGAATTCTGCATGTACTGCAG GAGGTGGACAGTTGTATATGtggggaaaaataaaaaatactggCGATGACTGGATGTATCCTAAACCTCTCATGGATTTAAG TGGTTGGAATTTACGTTGCATGGATTCAGGAAACATGCATCATTTTGTTGGTGCTGATAACTCCTGCATTAGTTGGGGTCATGCTCAAAATGGAGAACTGGGATATGGCCCTAGTGGTCAAAa GTCTTCAGCAGTGCCCAAGAAGGTGGATATTCTGGAGGGCATGCATGTTATTGG TGTTGCGTGTGGCATGGGCCATTCCATGGTCATAGTTGACAGAATGAATGTTGGTGATCAACTTGATCAG CTTGATGTCTATGATGGCAAAGCTTCTGGTGAAG GCAGTGGGGAGCCTGAGCGTAAAAACCTTGTGAAGCAAAGTGCGAAAAAGGGTGTTGCCAAAGCTTCTGATAACTCCAGAAAGAGGAAGTCAAAAGATTCATCGGAATCAGAAGATGGAGAGAATGGTGATGACGAAAGTGATGCCAGTGAAGATCAAGTCAATGGCCAGACAGAAAAGAAGAGCAAACGGGGTGGAAAAGTTTCTGGCAGGGGTCAAAGTAAAGgtggaaaaaaatcaacaccCGATGGAAAGAGTACAGGGCGTGGGCGGGGCCGCCCTCTATCAGGAAATAAAAGCACAGTTTCGTCTCAAGAAAAAGCTGGTAAGAGAGGAAGACCACGCAAGTCGTGA